Proteins encoded by one window of Anaerolineales bacterium:
- the rsmA gene encoding ribosomal RNA small subunit methyltransferase A yields the protein MAPKKSLGQNFLHDPHALGKIVAAAELTSDEAVLEIGAGTGALTVPLAQTNAPITAVEIDERLIPILAQQLADFPNVRIVHTDILDHDPARLVGEMPYVVVANLPYYITSLILRGLLERASRKPRRLVLTIQQEVAERITAKPGDMSLLAVSVQFYGVPKIVGRISAGAFFPRPEVDSAILRVDLHPTPAIAIDEAAFFTVVRAGFAQKRKQLKNALGSGLGISHPEAAAILTAAGIDPARRAETLTLPEWGAVTTVATQTLPALS from the coding sequence ATTGCTCCGAAGAAAAGTCTGGGGCAAAACTTTCTTCACGACCCGCATGCGTTAGGGAAGATCGTTGCCGCTGCGGAACTAACCTCGGACGAAGCCGTTTTGGAGATTGGCGCGGGGACAGGGGCGCTGACTGTGCCTCTAGCGCAGACGAATGCGCCGATCACTGCGGTGGAGATTGACGAACGGTTAATCCCCATCCTTGCCCAACAGCTTGCCGACTTTCCCAATGTGCGCATTGTTCATACCGATATTTTGGATCACGATCCAGCCCGTTTGGTGGGGGAGATGCCCTATGTCGTGGTGGCAAATTTGCCCTATTACATCACGAGTCTCATTTTACGGGGGCTGTTGGAACGTGCCAGCCGAAAACCGCGCCGCCTTGTCCTGACCATTCAGCAAGAGGTAGCCGAGCGGATCACCGCCAAACCCGGCGATATGAGCCTACTGGCAGTGAGCGTCCAGTTTTACGGCGTTCCCAAGATTGTTGGACGGATCAGCGCCGGAGCATTTTTTCCTCGCCCAGAGGTTGATTCGGCAATCCTTCGGGTTGACCTTCATCCCACGCCTGCCATCGCCATTGACGAGGCGGCTTTTTTCACCGTTGTACGGGCGGGCTTTGCCCAAAAACGCAAACAATTGAAAAACGCCCTCGGCAGCGGATTAGGCATTTCCCATCCAGAGGCGGCGGCGATCCTGACCGCAGCGGGGATTGATCCGGCACGACGGGCAGAGACATTAACCTTGCCCGAATGGGGTGCGGTGACGACGGTAGCAACACAGACCTTGCCCGCACTGTCTTAG
- a CDS encoding ABC transporter substrate-binding protein: MVKRLGLLMLAALVLLSAVRNTTAQSGMEKVRLGYVPVMIYAPLFIAAERGYFTAEGIEVELLPIQGGSDSVVQLAAGNFDVAVGGVGAGLLNAAHQGLEFKIVAPMHTERPPLASPLVISSKRVDEIKSVADLKGKKVSINATGAATEYWVYSALTKAGLTMNDITLTTVGFRDVPAALESGSVDASILGEPLVTLQKDAGVVSVLAEDFVDGITVTYLYMGLPILNDRPAVAEGFVRAYLKALRDLQGEGWLNPESAAIIEKYTNVPAAVALRANRPYYDPNGVVPAEDIEELQRYFLTRDVLEYTETQDITQFIDTSLVEKAVEALGEYTDPAATPEATKAP, from the coding sequence ATGGTCAAACGTCTAGGGTTGCTTATGTTGGCGGCGCTTGTGTTGCTGAGCGCCGTGCGGAATACAACGGCACAAAGCGGGATGGAAAAAGTTCGCTTGGGCTATGTCCCCGTAATGATTTACGCCCCTCTTTTCATCGCCGCAGAGCGCGGCTACTTCACCGCAGAAGGGATTGAGGTTGAACTGCTTCCCATTCAGGGGGGCAGTGATTCCGTCGTCCAGTTGGCGGCGGGAAATTTTGATGTTGCCGTTGGCGGTGTGGGGGCTGGTCTGTTGAATGCCGCCCATCAGGGGTTGGAATTTAAGATCGTCGCCCCAATGCACACCGAGCGTCCGCCGCTTGCCAGCCCACTAGTCATCTCCAGCAAGCGTGTCGATGAAATCAAAAGCGTTGCCGACCTCAAAGGCAAAAAAGTATCCATCAATGCGACAGGCGCTGCGACGGAATACTGGGTCTATTCTGCCCTGACCAAAGCGGGTTTGACGATGAACGACATCACGCTGACAACCGTTGGTTTCCGCGATGTTCCGGCGGCATTGGAAAGCGGCAGCGTTGATGCGTCCATCTTGGGTGAGCCGCTGGTGACACTCCAAAAGGATGCAGGCGTGGTAAGTGTCCTCGCTGAGGATTTTGTCGATGGCATTACCGTCACCTACCTCTACATGGGACTGCCCATTCTGAATGACCGTCCAGCGGTGGCTGAGGGGTTTGTGCGAGCCTATTTGAAGGCACTTCGTGACCTTCAGGGTGAGGGCTGGTTGAACCCAGAGAGCGCGGCGATCATCGAAAAATACACGAACGTTCCGGCGGCGGTTGCCCTGCGGGCAAACCGTCCCTACTACGATCCAAATGGGGTTGTTCCCGCCGAGGATATTGAGGAATTGCAGCGCTATTTCCTCACTCGTGATGTATTGGAATATACCGAGACGCAAGATATAACACAATTCATCGATACGTCGTTGGTGGAAAAAGCTGTTGAAGCGTTGGGCGAATACACCGACCCCGCCGCTACACCGGAAGCGACTAAAGCTCCCTAG